A section of the Streptococcus oriscaviae genome encodes:
- the thiT gene encoding energy-coupled thiamine transporter ThiT → MSQNKLRVLTELAIFSAIALVFDKLPLFTMPQGGSVSLVMLPILLLALRHGLSMGILSGAIVGIIQLFYGGYFLNVFQVFLDYVLSYAGIGLAGCLAGQLGKKSNFSQQALIIGLAATLGGSMRFIGNFLAGVIFYGDYAPEGVPVWLYSFQYNISYILPATLIAIAVLIVLLKAQPGFFKPTYNKG, encoded by the coding sequence ATGTCTCAAAACAAATTGCGTGTCCTAACGGAACTGGCTATTTTTTCTGCCATTGCTTTGGTATTTGATAAACTGCCACTGTTTACCATGCCTCAGGGCGGCTCTGTTTCTCTGGTAATGCTGCCTATTCTTCTTTTGGCTCTGCGCCACGGACTATCAATGGGGATCCTGTCTGGAGCTATTGTCGGTATCATCCAGCTCTTTTATGGCGGTTATTTCCTCAATGTTTTTCAGGTCTTCCTAGACTATGTTCTCTCCTATGCAGGCATCGGTCTCGCTGGTTGCCTGGCTGGTCAATTAGGCAAAAAGAGCAACTTCTCTCAACAGGCGCTTATAATCGGCCTGGCTGCTACTTTGGGTGGAAGCATGCGCTTTATAGGCAATTTCCTTGCAGGGGTCATCTTCTACGGAGATTATGCCCCAGAAGGAGTGCCTGTTTGGCTTTACTCTTTCCAATACAATATCAGCTACATCCTGCCAGCCACCCTTATTGCAATTGCGGTGCTAATTGTTTTACTCAAAGCCCAACCAGGATTTTTCAAGCCAACTTATAACAAAGGCTAA
- the ftsW gene encoding cell division peptidoglycan polymerase FtsW yields MNIDKRHLLNLSILIPYLMLSVIGLIMVYSTTSANLIREGSNPFYQVINQSLFWIVSLAAIFVIYRMKLSFLRQAKVIQVVLIVEVALLVISRFFEPVNGAHGWIRFGFIGLQPAEYLKLIIVWYLAHKFARMQPEIRTYDYRALTKGRWIPNHLNDWRLVSLLFIALVGTLPDLGNATILALTVVIMISVSGIGYRWFSTILLAIVAGSTALLGSIWALGVEVVEKIPVFGYIARRFSAFFNPFENETGAGLQLANSYYAMSNGGWLGRGLGNSIEKNGYLPEAHTDFAFSIVIEELGLVGASLILALLFFLILRIIIVGIRARNPFNAMMALGIGGMLLIQTFVNVGGISGLIPATGVTFPFLSQGGNSLLIISIGIAFVLNIDANEKRVLLVEEIERTMT; encoded by the coding sequence ATGAACATTGATAAACGACATTTGTTGAATTTGTCTATCCTTATTCCCTATCTGATGCTTTCTGTAATCGGTTTGATTATGGTGTATTCTACCACCAGCGCCAACCTGATTCGCGAAGGGAGCAACCCTTTTTACCAAGTGATTAACCAATCTCTCTTTTGGATAGTGAGTTTGGCTGCCATTTTTGTTATTTATCGCATGAAGCTGAGTTTTTTACGGCAGGCTAAGGTGATTCAGGTTGTCCTGATAGTGGAAGTCGCCTTATTGGTTATTTCTCGTTTTTTTGAACCCGTCAATGGAGCCCATGGTTGGATACGGTTTGGTTTCATTGGCTTGCAGCCAGCAGAATATCTAAAATTGATTATCGTCTGGTATCTGGCCCACAAATTTGCTCGCATGCAGCCCGAGATTCGGACCTATGATTACCGAGCCCTGACCAAGGGGCGCTGGATTCCCAATCATCTGAATGACTGGCGCTTGGTATCTCTCTTGTTCATTGCCTTGGTCGGAACCCTGCCTGATTTGGGGAATGCAACAATTTTGGCTCTGACTGTTGTGATTATGATTTCAGTCAGTGGAATCGGCTATCGTTGGTTTTCAACGATTCTCTTAGCCATTGTAGCTGGCTCGACCGCATTGCTGGGGTCTATCTGGGCCTTAGGGGTTGAAGTTGTAGAAAAGATTCCCGTCTTTGGCTATATCGCCCGACGCTTCTCTGCCTTTTTTAACCCTTTTGAAAATGAAACAGGAGCAGGGCTTCAGTTGGCTAACTCCTACTATGCCATGAGTAATGGCGGCTGGCTAGGCAGAGGTTTGGGCAACTCAATCGAAAAAAATGGCTACCTGCCAGAAGCCCATACAGACTTTGCCTTCTCCATTGTGATTGAGGAGTTGGGTCTGGTTGGTGCCAGTCTGATTTTGGCCCTCTTGTTCTTTTTAATTCTCCGCATTATTATCGTGGGGATTCGAGCCCGCAATCCCTTCAATGCGATGATGGCCCTAGGGATTGGTGGTATGCTTTTGATTCAAACCTTTGTCAATGTTGGCGGAATTTCAGGTTTGATTCCGGCGACAGGAGTGACCTTCCCCTTCCTATCTCAAGGGGGAAACAGTCTGTTGATTATATCTATTGGTATCGCCTTTGTACTCAATATCGATGCCAACGAAAAACGGGTACTCTTGGTTGAAGAGATTGAGCGAACCATGACCTAA
- a CDS encoding DUF4430 domain-containing protein, whose product MKKFLVALSLVFVFLGLTACSQQETETAEKTYKANLAVVFTQDTTSQEVVFEEGDTVMDVLEEYHQVEETNGMVTAIDGVSQDPATNTYWMYTINGELAEKGAESQLVAEGDKIEFYLETFE is encoded by the coding sequence ATGAAAAAATTCTTAGTCGCTCTTTCATTGGTGTTTGTTTTTCTGGGTTTGACGGCTTGTTCTCAGCAGGAAACAGAAACAGCTGAAAAAACCTACAAGGCCAATCTGGCAGTAGTATTTACCCAAGACACCACCAGTCAAGAGGTTGTTTTTGAAGAAGGTGATACAGTTATGGATGTCTTGGAAGAATACCATCAGGTTGAAGAAACCAATGGCATGGTAACAGCTATTGACGGTGTAAGCCAAGATCCCGCAACCAACACTTACTGGATGTATACCATCAACGGTGAGCTAGCCGAAAAAGGTGCAGAAAGTCAGTTGGTAGCTGAGGGCGACAAGATAGAATTCTATTTAGAAACTTTTGAGTAA
- a CDS encoding glycoside hydrolase family 25 protein — MRKKIKPIFVVIFFLSFISLLLYTKGLGQDTTQQSVDLGQETSPSGTATTTASSTYYIENSLDMKPIIDLSAWQRPAEIDYDVLSSNISGVIVRIQSGSHTTNDNTASDENGLDKSYKTHIEEFQARGIPVAVYAYVTGDSIESMKKEAQSFYKAASPYNPTFYWLDVEEKTMEDMDAGVEAFRKELKKLGARKVGIYIGTYFMEDHSISTKRFDAIWIPTYGTDSGYYNAAPSTDLDYDLHQYTSRGYVNGFPHHLDLNIITTLKDPNEVYQELFTSP; from the coding sequence ATGAGAAAGAAAATAAAACCTATTTTTGTTGTTATCTTTTTCCTATCATTTATTAGTCTTCTTCTTTATACGAAGGGTCTGGGACAAGATACAACTCAGCAATCGGTTGACCTAGGGCAGGAAACAAGTCCGTCTGGTACGGCTACAACCACCGCCAGTTCAACCTACTATATTGAAAATTCCTTAGACATGAAGCCGATTATCGACCTTTCAGCATGGCAACGTCCTGCTGAAATTGACTACGATGTCCTTTCATCGAATATCTCTGGCGTCATTGTTCGCATTCAAAGCGGTTCGCATACAACCAACGATAATACTGCTTCTGACGAAAATGGTTTGGACAAGTCTTACAAGACCCACATTGAAGAATTTCAGGCTAGGGGGATTCCGGTAGCTGTCTATGCTTATGTTACTGGGGATAGCATCGAATCGATGAAAAAAGAAGCCCAAAGTTTCTACAAGGCTGCTTCTCCTTACAACCCAACCTTTTACTGGCTGGATGTAGAGGAAAAGACAATGGAAGATATGGATGCTGGTGTTGAGGCCTTTCGCAAGGAATTGAAAAAACTGGGTGCCCGTAAGGTAGGTATTTATATTGGAACCTATTTTATGGAAGACCATAGTATTTCAACCAAGCGATTTGATGCCATCTGGATTCCAACCTATGGGACGGACTCTGGCTACTATAATGCTGCGCCAAGCACCGATTTAGACTATGACCTACACCAATACACTTCCAGAGGGTATGTGAATGGCTTTCCCCATCATCTGGATCTAAATATCATCACAACCCTCAAAGATCCCAATGAAGTTTATCAAGAACTATTTACAAGCCCGTAA